Within the Phaseolus vulgaris cultivar G19833 chromosome 9, P. vulgaris v2.0, whole genome shotgun sequence genome, the region ATAGACTTTGCGCGCGTGCAGAAGGAGCTGGTGGAATGCAGCAAGGACTCAGAGGGATCGGGCATCAAAGTGAGTCCGAAAAGCGACGATCTTGTCCAGTTATTCGGCACCATTCCGGGTCCTGTTGGAACACCCTATGAAGGAGGCATTTTTCAGATTGATATCACATTGCCAGGTACGAaaatttcttatttcttttgccTGTTTCTTTCATTACCCTAAATTGTCTTTTGTTTTTCCCTAGTCCTAGGGTTTCAATTCCCCTCAATTGTTGGGCTCCTTCTTTCGCTTCGCCTTTTTATTATTGCTTCGTTGCTTTCGTTACAGAGGGATACCCGTTTGAACCCCCCAAGATGCAGTTCAAGACCAAAGTTTGGTACGAGAATGAATTGTTATTTACTGTtctgttttctttctttttttcgcGAAATTTGATGTGAGTGTGTGGAGCACGGAGTCCTTAACCAAACTGATATTGTTAAATATGCAACTCTCCATGGGTAGGGGAAAGGGGAGAAAGTGTTTTGGTCTAGTTTGGAAAGTTATTACACTTTGTTGTTTGGGATATATtgacaatttttaatttaatgcaaTGATGCAGTTCAAAACCATCTTCCAGTACGaaaataaattgttatttactgttctgttttctttttttttaaatccttCTTTTTTGGGCTGAAATTTGATGTTAGGGGTGTGGAGCATTGAGTCCTTAAAGAAACTgatattgttaaattttttgttttcatctaTGTGCAACTCTCTGTGGGTATGGAAAAGGGGAAAAAGTGGGTTGTTGTTTGCGAAATTGATAGTTTGTAATGTAATATAAGAATGTGCTTGGGGTTTGGACTGGAAGGTGAGCTTTTCCTAGACCAATGTGTTGTCATATATATTCATGGACGATATAGGTAATTGTCGTGTGGTTTTGTGCTAGGGTTCCTCCTGATTCGATTTTGTCATTGATGGTGCTTGAGGTTCATTTTAACCCACTAGAGAAGCTCAATAGGCTGATCCTCTTCATAGGATAGAGTATGGTAGTGTGATACTTTTTGTCTCTCAATCTTTTGATATGATGTGTTCTGTATTTCATCATGTGTATATAAGCTAAGTTTCTGTTGTGAGTGATTCATGTTATTATGTTAGGTAAATTGACGAGTTTTATGTGTTGGCTGCCGAGGGTCTAACACAACCCTCCTCCATTAACCGGGCTTGGGACCAGACCAGCTATGATACATAAACGGACTTCTCTCATTGATTCTTAAACTGACAAAATATATACCTCACTTGTTTTGGTGTTCATTCAAATTTGGAGAATAGTGAGTTCCCCACAAGTTTTGTTGCAAACTCGAGTTTTAAGTTGCCCCACATCAGGAGTTCCGAAGAAgcttttgatattttgagtttATTTTTTCTCTCAGCCTCTATAAAATGAGCTATTTCTTTTGCTATGCAAATATAGCATTAAATGGATTACTATCAGAAAACAGTATGTTTGGTTGATTAATGTGTGGATTTTATTGTCTCTGTTAAACATTGAAGGCACCCTAATATCAGCAGCCAAAGTGGAGCTATTTGCCTGGACATCTTGAAGGACCAGTGGAGCCCGGCACTCACTCTGAAGACTGCACTTCTTTCTGTGCAAGCACTTCTCTCCGCCCCTCAGCCTGATGATCCTCAAGATGCTGTGGTGGCACAGCAGGTATGACTCATTCTGTAGTGAAGCTGTGTCTCTGCTTATGTGAAATGC harbors:
- the LOC137820806 gene encoding ubiquitin-conjugating enzyme E2 27; amino-acid sequence: MIDFARVQKELVECSKDSEGSGIKVSPKSDDLVQLFGTIPGPVGTPYEGGIFQIDITLPEGYPFEPPKMQFKTKVWHPNISSQSGAICLDILKDQWSPALTLKTALLSVQALLSAPQPDDPQDAVVAQQYLKDYQTFVSTARYWTESFAKASTRGIEDKVQKLVEMGFPEAQVRNILEAVGGDENLALERLL